Proteins found in one Hevea brasiliensis isolate MT/VB/25A 57/8 chromosome 18, ASM3005281v1, whole genome shotgun sequence genomic segment:
- the LOC110638392 gene encoding uncharacterized protein LOC110638392 has product MNPQNQGTGCSPADPPQKRKRGRPRKDESLAQGENVPATPAADSMKKNKQSACTIGSVGDEMVGQVVSGVIEGSFDAGYLLKVKVGDTDTHLRGVVFLPGRFSPITASNDVAPQAKMYRRTEMPLPVANPQTLVPGPVPSSEQSDKQPVELQNLAPIVQVQGLPSELQSTVSIPQENQPTSNILPLTDNLPMSSTGSSLGGRAASQILESGLGSQSTSIMPQMGHDKFAEQIEVLKEFEGSITKVPNAMVEATEQSKSVPKSAPSVDCIPTSGTVNLELQIQHQAMSDEFKPNQSLHDGVKSPNLEHNQVSVITEPEIMSAEPIGIKIWMEKLASPNKAAVPELAMNVISGNDASHLNRRPVSHTANVTEADSESALIGGLPVTLFEREAVPSAPKLANEGSPQRMVETQLCNPSGATNVLKADSDSATVTSLPVTLFEREAIPSEPKLAIDGPVLPRITEPLFCSSSGAANNVDCNLKDAIPPAES; this is encoded by the coding sequence ATGAACCCGCAGAATCAAGGGACTGGCTGCTCTCCAGCAGACCCCCCACAGAAGCGCAAACGGGGCCGTCCCCGCAAGGATGAGAGCCTGGCACAAGGTGAGAACGTTCCTGCAACACCTGCAGCTGATAGTATGAAGAAAAACAAACAGTCTGCATGTACAATTGGTTCTGTTGGTGATGAAATGGTGGGTCAAGTTGTTTCTGGTGTCATTGAGGGCTCATTTGATGCTGGATATCTTCTTAAAGTTAAGGTAGGTGATACTGACACTCATCTGAGGGGTGTTGTGTTTCTACCGGGCAGATTCTCTCCCATCACAGCATCAAATGATGTGGCTCCACAAGCAAAGATGTACAGAAGGACAGAGATGCCCTTACCAGTTGCAAATCCACAAACTCTGGTCCCTGGCCCAGTTCCTTCATCAGAGCAAAGTGATAAGCAACCAGTTGAACTCCAAAACCTTGCACCAATAGTGCAAGTCCAAGGGCTACCATCTGAACTTCAATCGACTGTTTCCATTCCACAGGAAAACCAACCTACCTCTAATATCCTTCCTTTGACTGATAACCTGCCAATGAGTAGCACAGGATCTTCCTTGGGAGGCAGAGCTGCATCACAAATTCTGGAATCAGGACTTGGAAGCCAGTCTACCTCTATTATGCCACAGATGGGTCATGATAAATTTGCTGAACAAATTGAAGTGCTGAAAGAATTTGAAGGTTCCATAACAAAAGTTCCTAATGCAATGGTGGAGGCAACTGAGCAATCAAAATCAGTACCAAAGTCAGCACCTTCTGTTGATTGTATTCCTACCAGTGGAACTGTTAATCTTGAGCTTCAAATTCAACATCAGGCCATGAGTGATGAATTTAAGCCGAATCAATCACTTCATGATGGAGTTAAAAGTCCAAACCTTGAGCATAACCAAGTTAGTGTAATAACTGAACCTGAAATTATGTCTGCTGAACCAATTGGTATAAAAATTTGGATGGAAAAACTGGCTTCTCCAAATAAAGCTGCAGTGCCAGAGCTTGCTATGAATGTTATTAGTGGAAATGATGCATCCCACCTAAATAGGAGGCCAGTAAGTCATACTGCTAATGTTACAGAGGCAGACTCAGAGTCTGCGCTGATAGGTGGCCTTCCAGTGACTCTGTTTGAGAGAGAAGCTGTTCCATCTGCACCCAAGCTTGCCAATGAAGGATCTCCTCAAAGGATGGTTGAAACCCAGCTTTGTAATCCTTCTGGTGCCACTAACGTCTTGAAGGCAGACTCTGATTCTGCAACAGTGACAAGCTTACCAGTAACTCTGTTTGAGAGAGAAGCCATTCCATCTGAGCCCAAGCTTGCCATTGATGGACCTGTTCTTCCAAGAATAACTGAACCCCTCTTCTGCAGCTCTTCTGGTGCAGCCAATAATGTTGATTGCAACTTGAAGGATGCAATTCCACCAGCAGAATCTTAG
- the LOC131176011 gene encoding uncharacterized protein LOC131176011, giving the protein MLSFIITSNTCIFALLSLSFSCSLPRTVIEKMSLVMRRSSYGYSKLDKEDPEDIIHRRAQFLIYKALQHADSRRKPSFLRIRLCRLKVKIGKKLKKLRKSMLLSISSARVRMYKQVANPWKRLFGSENAIAGLPLCVGLKLNPCKF; this is encoded by the coding sequence ATGCTCTCCTTCATTATCACTTCCAATACTTGTATATTTgcacttctctctctttctttttcttgctctCTTCCTCGAACTGTAATAGAGAAAATGAGTCTAGTAATGAGGAGATCGTCCTATGGTTACTCAAAGTTGGATAAAGAAGATCCTGAAGATATAATTCATCGACGAGCTCAGTTCTTGATCTACAAAGCCCTGCAACATGCGGATTCAAGAAGAAAGCCATCGTTTCTGAGGATCAGATTATGTAGACTAAAGGTGAAGATTGggaagaaattaaagaagttGAGGAAGAGCATGTTGTTAAGCATTTCTTCTGCCAGAGTTAGGATGTATAAGCAAGTTGCCAATCCATGGAAGCGCTTGTTTGGCAGTGAAAATGCCATTGCCGGTCTTCCCCTTTGTGTTGGCTTGAAGTTGAACCCCTGCAAGTTCTAA
- the LOC110638377 gene encoding UPF0051 protein ABCI8, chloroplastic isoform X2, which yields MASLLANGVSSFSPQPISDSAKLSKPFSFPLKPAISRPANLVKIRADVGFESKTINTDSGNSVSTSTTSSDEKIREILRNRDYKKKFGFTMDIDSFSIPKGLSKETIRLISSLKEEPDWMLEFRLNAFDKFLKMKEPKWSDNLYPPIDFQDICYYSAPKKKPALNSLDEADPELLRYFDRLGVPLNERNRLANVAVDAVLDSVSIATTHRQTLEKAGVIFCSISEAIKKYPDLVRKYLGRVVPSEDNYYAALNSAVFSDGSFCYIPKDTKCPMQISTYFRINAMETGQFERTLIVADDRSFVEYLEGCTAPSYDTNQLHAAVVELYCAEGAEIKYSTVQNWYAGDEEGKGGIYNFVTKRGLCAGDRSKISWTQVETGSAITWKYPSVVLEGDDTVGEFYSVALTNNYQQADTGTKMIHKGKNTRSRIISKGISAGNSRNCYRGLVQIQSKADHARNSSQCDSMLIGDTAAANTYPYIQGFWPNALYPAGSPFGSLSTVEVGCSKPVMGNRL from the exons ATGGCTTCTCTTCTGGCTAACGGTGTTTCAAGCTTTTCTCCTCAACCCATCTCCGATTctgctaaactatccaaacccTTTTCATTTCCTTTAAAACCCGCCATCTCCAGACCGGCAAATTTAGTCAAGATCCGAGCTGATGTCGGCTTCGAATCCAAGACCATTAATACGGATTCAGGTAACAGCGTTTCTACTTCAACTACTAGCTCTGATGAAAAAATTCGGGAAATTCTCCGTAATCGTGATTACAAGAAGAAATTTGGCTTTACTATGGATATTGATTCCTTTTCCATTCCTAAAGGCCTTTCCAAGGAAACAATCAGGTTAATTTCTTCGCTTAAAGAAGAACCCGATTGGATGCTTGAGTTTAGATTAAATGCTTTCGACAAATTCTTAAAAATGAAAGAGCCTAAATGGTCTGATAATCTGTACCCACCAATTGATTTTCAAGATATTTGTTATTATTCAGCTCCTAAAAAGAAACCCGCTTTGAATAGTCTGGATGAGGCTGACCCAGAACTGCTTAGGTACTTTGATAGACTTGGTGTGCCTTTGAATGAAAGGAATAGATTAGCTAATGTTGCGGTTGATGCAGTTCTTGATAGCGTTTCAATTGCTACTACACACAGGCAGACTCTTGAGAAGGCTGGTGTGATTTTTTGTTCCATATCTGAGGCAATAAAGAAATACCCAGATTTGGTTAGGAAGTATTTGGGGAGAGTTGTGCCTAGCGAGGATAATTATTATGCAGCTTTGAATTCTGCTGTGTTTAGTGACGGGTCATTTTGTTATATACCAAAGGATACTAAGTGCCCAATGCAGATTTCCACATATTTTAGGATTAATGCCATGGAAACAGGACAGTTTGAGAGGACATTGATCGTTGCTGATGATAGGAGTTTTGTGGAGTACTTGGAAGGGTGCACTGCACCATCTTATGACACAAACCAGCTTCACGCAGCTGTAGTTGAGCTGTATTGTGCTGAGGGTGCAGAAATTAAGTACTCCACAGTGCAGAATTGGTATGCCGGCGATGAGGAAGGAAAGGGtgggatttataattttgttacaAAGCGAGGACTTTGTGCTGgggataggtctaagatatcttGGACTCAGGTGGAGACAGGATCTGCAATTACTTGGAAGTACCCAAGTGTTGTTTTGGAGGGGGATGATACTGTGGGAGAGTTCTATTCTGTTGCTTTGACAAATAACTATCAGCAGGCGGATACAGGGACCAAAATGATACACAAGGGAAAGAATACAAGAAGTCGAATTATTTCAAAAGGTATTTCAGCTGGGAATTCCAGAAACTGTTACAGGGGGCTTGTTCAGATCCAATCAAAGGCAGACCATGCTCGAAACTCTTCACAGTGTGACTCAATGCTTATTGGTGACACTGCAGCTGCCAATACCTATCCATATATTCAG GGCTTCTGGCCCAATGCACTTTATCCTGCTGGCAGCCCATTTGGGTCCTTGAGCACGGTGGAAGTGGGCTGCTCAAAGCCAGTCATGGGCAACAGACTATAG
- the LOC110638377 gene encoding UPF0051 protein ABCI8, chloroplastic isoform X1 → MASLLANGVSSFSPQPISDSAKLSKPFSFPLKPAISRPANLVKIRADVGFESKTINTDSGNSVSTSTTSSDEKIREILRNRDYKKKFGFTMDIDSFSIPKGLSKETIRLISSLKEEPDWMLEFRLNAFDKFLKMKEPKWSDNLYPPIDFQDICYYSAPKKKPALNSLDEADPELLRYFDRLGVPLNERNRLANVAVDAVLDSVSIATTHRQTLEKAGVIFCSISEAIKKYPDLVRKYLGRVVPSEDNYYAALNSAVFSDGSFCYIPKDTKCPMQISTYFRINAMETGQFERTLIVADDRSFVEYLEGCTAPSYDTNQLHAAVVELYCAEGAEIKYSTVQNWYAGDEEGKGGIYNFVTKRGLCAGDRSKISWTQVETGSAITWKYPSVVLEGDDTVGEFYSVALTNNYQQADTGTKMIHKGKNTRSRIISKGISAGNSRNCYRGLVQIQSKADHARNSSQCDSMLIGDTAAANTYPYIQVKNPTARVEHEASTSKIGEDQLFYFQQRGIDYEKAMAAMISGFCQDVFNELPDEFGAEVNQLMSLKLEGSVG, encoded by the exons ATGGCTTCTCTTCTGGCTAACGGTGTTTCAAGCTTTTCTCCTCAACCCATCTCCGATTctgctaaactatccaaacccTTTTCATTTCCTTTAAAACCCGCCATCTCCAGACCGGCAAATTTAGTCAAGATCCGAGCTGATGTCGGCTTCGAATCCAAGACCATTAATACGGATTCAGGTAACAGCGTTTCTACTTCAACTACTAGCTCTGATGAAAAAATTCGGGAAATTCTCCGTAATCGTGATTACAAGAAGAAATTTGGCTTTACTATGGATATTGATTCCTTTTCCATTCCTAAAGGCCTTTCCAAGGAAACAATCAGGTTAATTTCTTCGCTTAAAGAAGAACCCGATTGGATGCTTGAGTTTAGATTAAATGCTTTCGACAAATTCTTAAAAATGAAAGAGCCTAAATGGTCTGATAATCTGTACCCACCAATTGATTTTCAAGATATTTGTTATTATTCAGCTCCTAAAAAGAAACCCGCTTTGAATAGTCTGGATGAGGCTGACCCAGAACTGCTTAGGTACTTTGATAGACTTGGTGTGCCTTTGAATGAAAGGAATAGATTAGCTAATGTTGCGGTTGATGCAGTTCTTGATAGCGTTTCAATTGCTACTACACACAGGCAGACTCTTGAGAAGGCTGGTGTGATTTTTTGTTCCATATCTGAGGCAATAAAGAAATACCCAGATTTGGTTAGGAAGTATTTGGGGAGAGTTGTGCCTAGCGAGGATAATTATTATGCAGCTTTGAATTCTGCTGTGTTTAGTGACGGGTCATTTTGTTATATACCAAAGGATACTAAGTGCCCAATGCAGATTTCCACATATTTTAGGATTAATGCCATGGAAACAGGACAGTTTGAGAGGACATTGATCGTTGCTGATGATAGGAGTTTTGTGGAGTACTTGGAAGGGTGCACTGCACCATCTTATGACACAAACCAGCTTCACGCAGCTGTAGTTGAGCTGTATTGTGCTGAGGGTGCAGAAATTAAGTACTCCACAGTGCAGAATTGGTATGCCGGCGATGAGGAAGGAAAGGGtgggatttataattttgttacaAAGCGAGGACTTTGTGCTGgggataggtctaagatatcttGGACTCAGGTGGAGACAGGATCTGCAATTACTTGGAAGTACCCAAGTGTTGTTTTGGAGGGGGATGATACTGTGGGAGAGTTCTATTCTGTTGCTTTGACAAATAACTATCAGCAGGCGGATACAGGGACCAAAATGATACACAAGGGAAAGAATACAAGAAGTCGAATTATTTCAAAAGGTATTTCAGCTGGGAATTCCAGAAACTGTTACAGGGGGCTTGTTCAGATCCAATCAAAGGCAGACCATGCTCGAAACTCTTCACAGTGTGACTCAATGCTTATTGGTGACACTGCAGCTGCCAATACCTATCCATATATTCAG GTGAAGAACCCAACAGCTCGTGTCGAACATGAAGCCAGCACCTCTAAAATTGGTGAAGATCAACTATTTTACTTTCAGCAGAGGGGAATTGACTATGAAAAGGCCATGGCTGCTATGATTTCTGGGTTCTGTCAGGATGTCTTCAATGAACTTCCTGATGAATTTGGCGCTGAGGTGAACCAACTGATGAGCTTGAAGCTCGAGGGATCAGTGGGTTAA